The Burkholderiales bacterium JOSHI_001 genomic sequence CGCAGTTCCGCCACGAGCTGGGTCTGGACCAGTCGGTGGGCAAGCAGTTCCTGGACTATGTGTGGCAGTTGCTGCACGGCGACTTCGGCACCAGCCTGTCCACCAGCCAGAAGGTGTTGACCGAGTTCGCGGCGCTGTTCCCGGCCACGCTGGAGCTGAGTGCGTTTGCCATGTTGCTGGCGGTGCTGCTGGGCGTGCCGGCCGGCGCGATGGCGGCGGCGCGGCGCGGCAGCTTCTACGACCAGGCGCTGATGGGCCTGTCGGTCACGGGTTACTCCATGCCCATCTTCTGGTGGGGCCTGCTGCTGATCATGTTCGTGGGCGAACGCTGGGGGCTGACCCCGGTGTCGGGGCGCATCGACCTGATCAAGTTCTACTTCGAGCCCGTCACCGGTTTCATGCTGATCGACGCCTGGCTGTCGGGCCAGGCCGGGGCGGTGAAGGACGCGCTGCACCACCTGGTGCTGCCCGGCGTGGTGCTGGCCACGTTGCCGCTGGCGGTGATTGCGCGCATGACGCGCTCGTCCATGCTGGAGGTGCTGAGCGAAGACTATGTGCGCACCGCGCGCGCCAAAGGGCTGCCGGCCTGGCGCGTGGTGGGGCTGCACGCGCTGCGCAATGCGCTGATCCCGGTGGCCACGGTCATCGGGCTGCAGGTGGGCACGCTGCTGGCGGGTGCGGTGTTGACCGAAACCATCTTCTCCTGGCCCGGGGTGGGCAAGTGGCTGATCGAATCGATTTCGCGGCGCGACTACCCGGCGCTTCAGGGCGGGGTGATGCTGGTGTCGATGCTGGTGATCGTGGTGAATTTGTTGGTGGACCTGACCTATGGGTTCATCAACCCGCGGATTCGGCATGCGTGAAGTTGCTGCTGGCCGGGTTCTGCGCAAGAAGCGCTGCGGCGGGGTGCCGTGTTCCGCTCATGTCCCCCGTCCCGGCTTCGCCGGGCCTCCTCCTTTACTTCGCTCCACACGGCACCCCACCGCATCGCTTCCGAACCCGTCGTGGCACGCCACCAGGTGCATGCCAAGGTGGTGCAGGCAGCGGTGCACCGGGGCGCTTTGCGCAGGTCAAGGAGGAGCCGGCCGCAGGCCGGCGGGGGACACGGAGCAAAGCGCCCCGGTGCACCGTTGCCTCGCGCAGGAAACCGCATGCAGGGCCCTGCCATGAACACCACAGCCTTGGAAGCGGTTCAAGCCGCCCCACCCGGACCGCTGAAGTCCTTCTGGCTCGCCTTCAAGGACAACAAGGGGGCCGTCGCCGGCCTGGTGGTGGTGGTGTTCATCGCGCTGATGGCCGTCTTTGCCGACGTGGTGGCGCCGCATTCCCCCACCGAACAGTTCCGCGAGGCCGTGCGCGCCGTGCCCATGTGGGAAGCCGGCGGAAGCTCACGATTCGTGCTGGGCACCGACGGCCTGGGGCGCGACATGCTCTCGCGGCTGATTCACGGCGCGCGCATTTCGCTGTTCATCGGGCTGGCCGTGATGAGTGTCAGTTGCCTCATCGGTACGCTGCTGGGCCTGGCCTGCGCCGCGCTGGGCTCGGCAGTGGACGTGGTGGTGACGCGGCTGATGGACCTGATCATGGCCATTCCCAGCCTGGTGCTGGCCATCCTGGTGGTGGCGGTGCTGGGGCCGAGTCTCGTCAACACCATCGTCGCCGTCACCATCGTGTACCTGCCGCGCTACGTGCGCCTGGTGCGCGCCACCGCCCTGGCCGAACTGGGCAAGGACTACGTCACCGCCGCGCGCGTGGCCGGGGTGGGGCCGGTGCGCTTGATGTTCGCCACCGTGCTGCCCAACTGCCTGGCGCCGCTGATCGTGCAGGCCGCCCTCGGCGTCTCCGACGCCATCCTGGAAGCCGCCGCGCTCGGCTTCCTGGGCCTGGGCGCCCAGCCGCCCACCGCCGAGTGGGGCACCATGCTGGCCGACGCGCGCGAGTTCATCCGCAGCAACCCCTGGCAGGTCACCTTCCCCGGCCTGGCCATCCTGCTGACCGTGGTGTCCATCAACCTGGCGGGCGACGGACTGCGTGATGCCCTGGACCCGAAGATGAGACGGTCATGAGCCTCTTGGACATCCAAGGCCTGACGGTCACCTTCAGCACCCGCACCGGGCCCTTCACCGCGGTGGATGGCATCGATCTTCAGGTCGCGCCCAACGAAGTGCTGGGCATCGTGGGCGAATCGGGCTCGGGCAAGAGCGTGGCCATGCTGGCGCTGATGGGCCTGCTGCCGTGGAACGCCACGGTGAGTGCAAAGCGCATGGTGTTCAACGGCCAGGACCTGGCCGCTTTGTCAGCGCGCCAGCGCCGCGCCGTCATCGGCCGCGACATCGCCATGGTGTTCCAGGAACCCATGTCCTCGCTGAACCCCTGTTTCACCGTGGGCTGGCAGATCGGCGAGGCCCTGGCCGCCCACCTGGACTTGAACGCCGCGCAGCGCCGCGAGCGCGTGGTGGCGCTGCTGGCGCAGGTGGGCATTCCCGACCCCGCGCGGCGCGCGCGCGCCTTTCCGCACCAGCTGTCCGGCGGCATGTGCCAGCGCGTGATGATCGCCATGGCCCTGGCCTGCGCGCCCAAGCTGCTGATCGCCGACGAACCCACCACGGCCTTGGACGTCACCATCCAGGCCCAGATCCTGAACCTGCTGAAAAGCCTGCAGCGCGACACCGGCATGGGCCTGGTGCTCATCACCCACGACCTGGGCGTGGTGGCCGAACTGGCCGACCGCGTGGTGGTGCAGTACGCCGGGCGCCAGGTGGAAAGCCAAAGCGCCGCCACGCTGTTCCGCGATCCCCACCACCCCTACACCGCCGCGCTGCTGGCCGCGCTGCCCGAACGCGCCCAGGGCCGCCGCCTGGCCGCCATTCCGGGCCTGGTGCCGGCCCAGGGCAGCCGGCCGGCGGGCTGCCTGTTCGCGCCCCGCTGCGCCCATGCCACCACCACCTGCCAGACCCTGGCGCCCGCAGCAGCGGGCGACGACCTGGGTCGCGCCTTGTGCCACACGCCGCTGGTGGATGGTGTGCCGCAGGCCTTGTCGGCACGGGCCGCCGCATGAGCCTTGTTCTTGAAGCCCGCAACCTGCACCGCCACTACGCGGTGCGGCGCGGCCTGTTTGCGGCGCCGGCCACGCTGCGGGCGCTGAACGGCGTCAGCTTCTCGGTGGCCGCGGGCCGCACGCTGGCGGTGGTGGGTGAATCGGGCTGCGGCAAGAGCACGCTGGCGCGCCTGCTGACGATGATCGAGCCGCCCACCGAAGGCGAACTGCTGATCGACGGCGCCGACGTGGCCGAGGCCGATGCGGTCCTGAAGCGCCAGTTGCGCCGCCAGGTGCAGATCGTGTTCCAGAACCCCTATGGCTCGCTGAACCCGCGCCAGACCGTGGGCGATGCGCTGGCCGAGCCGCTGCGTGCCAACGGCGCGGGCAGCGCGGCCGAACGCGAGGCCGCGGTGCAGGACATGCTGCGCCAGGTGGGCCTGCGGCCGGAACACGCCGGGCGCTACCCGCACATGTTCTCCGGCGGCCAGCGACAGCGCATCGCGATTGCGCGCGCCCTGGTGCTGAAACCCCGCGTGCTGGTGCTGGACGAGCCGGTGTCGGCGCTGGACGTGTCCATCCGGGCCCAGGTGCTGAACCTGTTGGTGGACCTGCAGCAGGCACTCGGCGTGGCCTATGTCTTCATCAGCCACGACCTGGGCGTGGTGAAACACGTGGCCGATGAGGTGATGGTGATGTACCTGGGCGCGGTGGTGGAGCAGGGCCCGGCCGCCGCGGTGCTGTCCCACCCGCAGCACCCCTACACCCGCGCCTTGCTGTCGGCCACGCCCAGCGTGGACCCCGGCACGCGGCGCGAACGCATCGTGCTGGCGGGCGAGCTGCCCTCGCCGCTGGCCCCGCCCAGCGGCTGCGCCTTCCACACCCGCTGCCCCTGGGCCTTGCCGACATGCCAGGCCCAGCGTCCGGTGCTGCAGGCCCTGGGTCCCCAACAGGTGGCGTGCTGGGTGGCTGCGGCCGGCCCAGGCGCCACCGCCGCCTGAAGGCCCCGTGTCCCACGACGAAGACCTGCACCGCGACAGCCAGGTGATGGTGCCACCGTCCTTCGTGGCGCTGTACCTGCGCCCCGGTTCCAGCAAGCCCACCGACACCCGCGCCCACATCGCCCAGCGCCACGAGCTGTGCGAGGACATGGCGCAAATGCTCAGCGAGCAGGCCGCCACCCAGAGGGCGGTGCTGAGCGTCACCGAGCACGATGTGCTGCTGCGCGTGGGCCGCGGCCTGCTGGCCAGCATCAACGTGTTCAGCCCGGCCGAAGCGCGCTGGGTGCTGCGCCGCCTGGCCGAACTGCTGGACTGGCCGCCGCTGCCCGACGAAGCCCTGGCCGAAGAAGGCGGCGCACCGCCTGCCTAAGATGCGGGCAACGCAGGAGCCCCCCATGAGCACCGAACCCATCGTCATCGTCGGCGGCGGCCATGCCGCCGCGCAGCTGTGCGCCAGCCTGGCCGAAGCCGGCCTGGGCCCGCGCGTGCACCTGGTGTGCGAAGAGCCGCTGCTGCCCTACCAGCGCCCGCCCCTGTCCAAGGCCTACCTCAAGAACCCCGACGAGCCCCTGCAGACGCTGAAGGCCGAAGCCTGGCTGCGCGAGCAGGGCATCACCCTGCACGTCGGCCAGCGCGCCACGGCCATCGACCGCGCAGCCCGCACCGTCACGCTCGCCGACGGCCATGTGCTGCCCTATGCCCGGCTGGTGCTGGCCACCGGCACCCGGGCGCGATTGCTGCCAGGCGTGGGGTCGGACCTGGCCAATGTGGCCGCGCTGCGCACCGCGGCCGATGCGCAGCGCCTGCGCGGCCTGCTGGCGGCAGCGTCTTCGGTCACCGTGCTGGGCGGGGGCTTCATCGGGCTGGAACTGGCGGCCACCGCGCGGGCGCAGGGCAAGGCGGTGACGGTGCTGGAAACCGCGCCGCGCCTGCTGGGCCGCAGTGTCAGCGCTGAACTGGCGGCGCACGTGCTGGCCACGCACCAGGCCGCCGGCACCCAGGTGCGCCTGGGCGTGACGGTGGGCGATTTCCAGGTGGCCGGTGGCCGCCTGGCGTCGCTGAGCGTGGACGGCCAGCCGCAGCCCGTGGACCTGCTGGTGCTGGGCATCGGCGCGGTGCCGGAAACCACCCTGGCGCAGGCCGCCGGCCTGGACTGCGACAACGGCGTGCGCGTGGACGCGTGCCTGCGCAGCAGCGACCCGCAGATCCTGGCCATGGGCGACTGCAGCAACTTCACGGCCCAGCCCCAAGCGGGTGAACCGGGCGCGCGGCTGCGGCTGGAGTCGGTGCAGAACGCCAACGACCAGGCCCGCACCGCCGCCGCCACGCTGCAGGAGCGTGAAGAACCCTATGCCGCGCTGCCCTGGTTCTGGTCCGAACAAGGTGCCATGCGGCTGCAGATGGTGGGCCTGTTGCCGGCCGGGGCGACATCCCGCCGCCGCCCCGGTGCCAACCCGCAGAGCTTCTCGTTGCTGCACTTCGTGGGCGAGCGCCTGGCCTGCGTGGAAAGCGTCAACGCGGCGGCCGACCACCTGGCCGCGCGCAAGCTGATCGAGCGCGGCTGCAGCCTGGCACCGTCGGTGTTGTGCGATCCGGCGGTGGCGCTGAAGGCCCACCTGTAGCGGGCGCCGACCCGGGCCGCGCTTGGCGCCGCCCACGGCCACCCCCTACACTGCGCCGCGAGGCCATTTCGCCTGGCAGTCAATGACCGTTTCGCGTGTCTTCCCCCCCCGCGCACGAGGCGCCCGCTCCCCATCGCAGTGAACCCGACCAGGCGCCGGGTCGGCACGTGGTCACGCTGTTGTTCGCCGACCTGTCGCGCTCCACCGAACTGGCCGCGGCGATGGAGGCCGAGAACTACGCCGGCCTGCTGGCGCAGCTGCGCCGGGCCTATGGCGACCAGGTCCAGCGCCATGGCGGGCAGGTGGTGCGGGTGCAGGGCGACGGCCTGCTGGCCATGTTCGGCCACCCTGAAACCCGCGAGGACGACGCCCGCCGCGCCGTGCAGACCGCATTGGCGCTGCATGCGCAGGTGCGGGGGCTGCGCATCGCGCTGCCGCCGGGCTTCGGGCTGAGCCTGCATTCCGGCATCCACGGCGGCCTGGTGCTGATCGGCCAGGGCGACATCGAACGCGGCCGCTTCGAGCTGATGGGCCCGGTGCCCAACATTGCCGCCCGCCTGTCCGACGCGGCCGGGCCGGACGAGATCGTGGTCAGCACCGAGACCCTGGGACCATCCCTGCGCCACTTCGTGGGCAGCGCCCCGGCGCCCCTGCGCGTGAAGGGGCGCAACGAGCCGGTCAGCGTCACCCGCATCAGCGCCGAGGCCGACGCCGCCCTGGCCATGCCGGTGGGCCTGGGCCGCGGCGCCGACCTGGTGGGCCGCGGCGCCGAACGGGACCGCCTGCACGCCTGCCTGCAGCAGGCCCGCAGCCAGGGCGTGCAGGTGGTGGCGCTGGCCGGGGCGCCCGGCATCGGCAAGACGCGGCTGGCGCAGGCGGTGCTGCACGACGCGGCCGCGCAAGGCTGGCACGTGCTGCGCGGCCACTGCGACGACACGCTGGGCGCCGAACCGATGCAACCCTTCCAGCAGGTGCTGCGCGGGCTGGGCGTGGCGCCGCCGGACAAGGCCGCGGCCACGGTGGCCGCGGTGCGCAGCGCGCTGCAGGCACACAGCCAGTCCCAGCCGCTGGTGCTGTTCATCGACGACTGGCAATGGGCCGACGACGCCTCGCACCAGGTGCTGCTGGCCCTGCACCAGCTGACGGGCTGCGCCCTGCTGGTGCTGCTGACCACGCGCCACACCGAGCACCCGGCGGGCCTGGAAGAAACCGACCACACGCTGGTGCTGGCCCCGCTGGACGACGCGGCAGCGCTGCGCCTGGTGGCCGCCCGGCTGCCGGGGGTGGACCCCTTCGTGCAGGGCGAAGTCTGCCGCCACGCCGGCGGCAACCCGATGTTCATCGACGAGCTGTGCCACTCGGTGCTGCGTGCGCACCGGCACGACACGCTGCTGACCCAGGCGTCCGATCAGGCGGGCCTGCCGGGGCTGAACCGGCTGCCCGGCACCGCCGGCTGGCTGAGCCACCTGGTGCTGTCGCGGCTGAACGCGCTGCCAGCCGCGCAGGCCGACCTGGTGCGCGCGGCGGCCGTCATCGGCAACGTGGTGCCGGCCTGGTTGCTGGAACACCTGACCGGGCATGGCGCCGACGACCCCGCGCTGCGTGCGCTGGCCGGGCAGGATTTCCTCTACCCCGGCGACCGCCCGGGCATGCTGCGTTTCAAGCACGGCATGGCGCGCGACGTGGTCTACGACGGCATCGGCCTGCACCAGCGGCAATGGCTGCACCTGCGCACAGCCGCGGCCCTGCTGCAGCGCACGGCCGACCAGCCCGACGACGAACACCTGGACGCGCTGGCCCACCACTTCGACGCCGGCGGCGAAAGCACCCTGGCGGCGCGCTACGCCGAACGCGCCGGCGACCGCGCCCTGGCCGCGTCGGCCCTGGACCGGGCCCGTGGCCACTACCGCGTGGCCCTGGCCGCGCTGGACCGGCTGGTGCCGAACGGGGACCGCGCGCTGCGCTGGATTGCCATCGCGCAGCGGCTGGGCATGGTGTCGCTGTACGACGCCAAACGCGCCGACCTGGCGCTGGCCCGGCGCGCCCTGGTGCTGGCCGAGGAACAAGCCGACCTGGCCGTTCGCGCCCGCGCGCGCTACTGGCTGGGCTACATCCACTACGGCCTGGGCAACGCCCTGGAGGCCGTGCGCCAGGGCGAGCAGGCCCTGCAAGAGGCACAGCGCTGCCAGGACGACCGGCTGGCCGTGCAGCTGGTGGCGGTGCTGGGCGAAGCCCACACCGCGGCCGGGCAGTACGCCCAGGCCCTGCCGCTGCTGGAGCAGGCCATCGACGTGAAGCGGCGCCACCGCAGTGGCCTGCGCACCAACGTGGGCCTGGCGTTTTCACTCGTGTGCCGCGGCTGCCTGCTGGGTGATCGCGGCGATTTCGCCGCGGCCGAGGACAACTTTGCCGAAGCGCTGACCTGCATGGTGGGCGAAGAACACGAGATCGGCGCCACCATCCACGGCTGGCGCGCCGCGGTGCTGCTGTGGCAGGGCCGCTGGCAGGCCGCCATGTCGGCCGCCGCCGAGTCGGCCCGCATCGCCCGCGCCACGCGCAGCCTGGCGCAGTACTCCATCGCCTGGGCGATCGAACACTACGCACGCTGGATGGACACTGGGCAGGCCACGGCGCTGCAGGGCATCGAAGACGCCACCGCCTGGCTGGCACCGCGCGAGACCGGCCTGTACCGCTCGCTGAACCACGGCTGGTTGACCGAAGGCCTGCTGGCCGTGGGCCGCCGCGAGGCCGCGCGCCACCACGGCGCCCTGGCGCTGCGCCGCGCGCGCCACAGCGACCGCCTGGGCCTGGCCATGAGCCAGCGCGCGCTGGCGCTGGATGCCGCGGCCACGGGCCGGCCGCAGGCCGCGGCCCGCCACCTGGCCCGCGCCCGGGACGCGGCACGGCGACGCGAGTCGCCCCACGAAGCGGCCGGCACGCAGTTGTGCGAGGCCCGCCTGGCGCTGGCCGAAGGCCGCGGCGACCAGGCCCGCGCCCTGCTGGACCCGGCGGCCATGGCCTTCGAACGGCTGGCCATGCCCTGGCACCTGGCGCAGGCGCAGGCCTTGCTGGCACACGGCGCCCACTTCGACGCCGCCACGCTGCTGTGCCCGCGGCCGCTGCCGGTCACGGCGGAGACGGAGGCGGCGGCGAAGGTGGCGTGAGCATCAACAGCACCGGCGAGCCGGTGCTGCGCAGGTCGCCCGCCAGCAGCAGCCCGCCCAGCAGCGCCAGCAGCACGCCCACGCCCATGCCGTAGCCGGGGCAGGCGTGTTCGGCCTTCAGATCGCCATCCTTTCGGCTGCCGCCAAACATCAGTTCGTCAAAGGCGTGTTCGTCCGGACCGTAGGTCTGCGCCACCTCGGCCATCGCCGAGCGGATGCCCACCACCACGCGCCGGCCTGCGCCGTGCTCCACACCGGCCTTGGGGTCCACCGGGCAGCGCCACAGCACCGCAGGCACGGGCTGTCGGCGCATGGTGGCCATCACCAGCGGGCGCAGCGCCAGCTGCAGGCTGTTGTACAGCGCCTCCAGGTTGGTGGCGTGGCAGGCCTGCACCCCCGCGGCGTCGTCCACCGCGCGCTGGTGGGACCAGAGCGTGCCTTCTTCGATCCACAGCTTCAACACCTGCAGGAAGTTTCCGTGCACCGTGGGCGGAAAGCCCAGCAGCATGCCGGCCACGCTGTTCGAGATGGCCTCCTGGATCGCTTCCGGCGGCTGGCGCGCCATGTCGCGGCTCAGGTTGTCGATGATTTTCTGGGTCAGGTCATGGGCGGGCGCCGGCACGCCTGGCGTGCGGTTCTCCAGGTACTTCGCCACGGCGGCCTTCATCCGCGGCCCTTCGACCCCGGCCCGCTGCTCGACCATACGGTTCGGGTGCGGGGCGAAGGTGTTGCGCGACACGCTGAACAGCTCACCGGGGCAACGGGGCTTGCCCTGGCCCAACTGGCCGGCGTCCGGGCGGCCGTCCAGCACCATGCAGGGGTCCGCTCCCGCGGGCGGCAGGCCGAACCAGTGCCGACACAGCAGGCCCAGTACGCGCTCGCTCAGCGTGATCAGCTCGATCGGCCGACGCAGCCGAACGTCCCCGTCCGGCCAGCCGCGCGGCTGTTCCAGCGCGGCAAAGCCCTTCAGCACCTGCTGCACGAAGGGCCAGGCGTCGATGAAGGCCTGTTTTTCTTCCACGCCCTCGATCACCGGGTTCACCGCCGCGGCCTGCACGGCACGGCCGGGGTCGCCGCGGTCCAGGCCCAGCAGGTTCAGCCCGATGGTGTCCTTCATGCGCAGGCCATACCCGGCCACCGAGTACTGGTCGGCGCCGTCGTCCTGCAGCACCGCCTTCACCGCCGCCAGACCGCCCACCAGCTGGCCGTAGCCGTCGGCCCGCGCCTGGCCACCTGGCTGCGCCCGCACCTGGGCCCAGACAGCCGGCGACCGCTGCTCGTCGTCCATCAGCAGGCGCCAGCTGTCCCGGGTGCCGGCCGGGTCCCATTCGGGCGGCGGGGTCTTGGCGCCGGGCTCGGGCTCGGGTGGCCGGGTCAGCACCACCAGATCGCGCAAGGCCGCCAGGCTGGGCACGAACAGGTACAGGCCCCACTGCAGCTCAACCAGAGGCTGGTCGCCCAGGTCCACGCGCTGCACCGCACCCTGCCCGTCCAGGTAGCGGAAGGTGCGGAGCTCGCCGCGCCGCGGCACGGCCAGGAAGGGGTCAGCCTGGGCCGAGGACAGGCCCGAGCTGTTGCCGCCGGCCATCCAGCGCTGCAGCACCTCGAACTGCTCGGCGATGCTGCCGCAGTAGGCCATGAACATCGCGCCCCGGTCGGCATCGGCCTCGGCTTCGGTGCGCGCCGGGCCGTAGGACATGCCGCGGCGCAGGATGCGGGGCATGTACTCGCGGCCATCGCGCGGATTGGCGCGCCGCACATGCGACTGGTGCGGGCAGTAGCGCCCGTCGGGGTCCTTGTCGTAGTTGAACTTGTTGTCCGTCACCGCTTCGGCCGGGTGCAGCAGCGCCTGGCCACCCTGGGTGCGGCCCATCATCCGGGCCCGGGCTTCCAGCGCCAGCGCGCCGGCATCGGGCCGGCCGGCGAAGGAAGCGTCCATCCGGGCTTCCAGGCGGTCCAGGCGCTGGCGCAGCTTGCGCACCACCAGGAAGCTGCCGTTGTTCAGCAGCGGGTCCTCCGCCTGGGCGGGCAGCGGGCCGTCGCCGCGGTCGTTGCCATAGCCCAGCAGCAACTCACCCACGCTGACCTCGTCGGTCCCCGGGCTGGGGACGGGGTCGGCCCGCTGCACCGGGGTGGGCTGGCTCACGCCGTCGACAAAGCCAAAATGTTCCTTCGCCTGCGGGGCAGACGGCGTGCGGCGGCTGCGGGTGGGCTCCACCGCCAGCACCGTCAGGCCGGTGACCGGGGCCTGCAGGGTGAGGATTTCTTCGGCCAGCTTCGGGTGCAGGCTGGCATCGGTCGGGCTGGGATCCACCAGCCGCAGCACCACCACCACGTGCACGCTGGCCATGTCAACGCGGTCGTCCGGGTCGCGCGCGGGGCC encodes the following:
- a CDS encoding ABC-type dipeptide/oligopeptide/nickel transport system, permease component (PFAM: Binding-protein-dependent transport system inner membrane component), with protein sequence MLSYLLRRLALTIPTFIALMFVTFVAIRLVPGDPVEVRVGERGISPERLAQFRHELGLDQSVGKQFLDYVWQLLHGDFGTSLSTSQKVLTEFAALFPATLELSAFAMLLAVLLGVPAGAMAAARRGSFYDQALMGLSVTGYSMPIFWWGLLLIMFVGERWGLTPVSGRIDLIKFYFEPVTGFMLIDAWLSGQAGAVKDALHHLVLPGVVLATLPLAVIARMTRSSMLEVLSEDYVRTARAKGLPAWRVVGLHALRNALIPVATVIGLQVGTLLAGAVLTETIFSWPGVGKWLIESISRRDYPALQGGVMLVSMLVIVVNLLVDLTYGFINPRIRHA
- a CDS encoding ABC-type dipeptide/oligopeptide/nickel transport system, permease component (PFAM: Binding-protein-dependent transport system inner membrane component), yielding MQGPAMNTTALEAVQAAPPGPLKSFWLAFKDNKGAVAGLVVVVFIALMAVFADVVAPHSPTEQFREAVRAVPMWEAGGSSRFVLGTDGLGRDMLSRLIHGARISLFIGLAVMSVSCLIGTLLGLACAALGSAVDVVVTRLMDLIMAIPSLVLAILVVAVLGPSLVNTIVAVTIVYLPRYVRLVRATALAELGKDYVTAARVAGVGPVRLMFATVLPNCLAPLIVQAALGVSDAILEAAALGFLGLGAQPPTAEWGTMLADAREFIRSNPWQVTFPGLAILLTVVSINLAGDGLRDALDPKMRRS
- a CDS encoding oligopeptide/dipeptide ABC transporter, ATP-binding protein (PFAM: ABC transporter; Oligopeptide/dipeptide transporter, C-terminal region~TIGRFAM: oligopeptide/dipeptide ABC transporter, ATP-binding protein, C-terminal domain), whose amino-acid sequence is MSLLDIQGLTVTFSTRTGPFTAVDGIDLQVAPNEVLGIVGESGSGKSVAMLALMGLLPWNATVSAKRMVFNGQDLAALSARQRRAVIGRDIAMVFQEPMSSLNPCFTVGWQIGEALAAHLDLNAAQRRERVVALLAQVGIPDPARRARAFPHQLSGGMCQRVMIAMALACAPKLLIADEPTTALDVTIQAQILNLLKSLQRDTGMGLVLITHDLGVVAELADRVVVQYAGRQVESQSAATLFRDPHHPYTAALLAALPERAQGRRLAAIPGLVPAQGSRPAGCLFAPRCAHATTTCQTLAPAAAGDDLGRALCHTPLVDGVPQALSARAAA
- a CDS encoding oligopeptide/dipeptide ABC transporter, ATP-binding protein (PFAM: ABC transporter; Oligopeptide/dipeptide transporter, C-terminal region~TIGRFAM: oligopeptide/dipeptide ABC transporter, ATP-binding protein, C-terminal domain) translates to MSLVLEARNLHRHYAVRRGLFAAPATLRALNGVSFSVAAGRTLAVVGESGCGKSTLARLLTMIEPPTEGELLIDGADVAEADAVLKRQLRRQVQIVFQNPYGSLNPRQTVGDALAEPLRANGAGSAAEREAAVQDMLRQVGLRPEHAGRYPHMFSGGQRQRIAIARALVLKPRVLVLDEPVSALDVSIRAQVLNLLVDLQQALGVAYVFISHDLGVVKHVADEVMVMYLGAVVEQGPAAAVLSHPQHPYTRALLSATPSVDPGTRRERIVLAGELPSPLAPPSGCAFHTRCPWALPTCQAQRPVLQALGPQQVACWVAAAGPGATAA
- a CDS encoding NAD(FAD)-dependent dehydrogenase (PFAM: Pyridine nucleotide-disulphide oxidoreductase); protein product: MSTEPIVIVGGGHAAAQLCASLAEAGLGPRVHLVCEEPLLPYQRPPLSKAYLKNPDEPLQTLKAEAWLREQGITLHVGQRATAIDRAARTVTLADGHVLPYARLVLATGTRARLLPGVGSDLANVAALRTAADAQRLRGLLAAASSVTVLGGGFIGLELAATARAQGKAVTVLETAPRLLGRSVSAELAAHVLATHQAAGTQVRLGVTVGDFQVAGGRLASLSVDGQPQPVDLLVLGIGAVPETTLAQAAGLDCDNGVRVDACLRSSDPQILAMGDCSNFTAQPQAGEPGARLRLESVQNANDQARTAAATLQEREEPYAALPWFWSEQGAMRLQMVGLLPAGATSRRRPGANPQSFSLLHFVGERLACVESVNAAADHLAARKLIERGCSLAPSVLCDPAVALKAHL
- a CDS encoding adenylate/guanylate cyclase family protein (PFAM: Adenylate and Guanylate cyclase catalytic domain~manually curated) — its product is MSSPPAHEAPAPHRSEPDQAPGRHVVTLLFADLSRSTELAAAMEAENYAGLLAQLRRAYGDQVQRHGGQVVRVQGDGLLAMFGHPETREDDARRAVQTALALHAQVRGLRIALPPGFGLSLHSGIHGGLVLIGQGDIERGRFELMGPVPNIAARLSDAAGPDEIVVSTETLGPSLRHFVGSAPAPLRVKGRNEPVSVTRISAEADAALAMPVGLGRGADLVGRGAERDRLHACLQQARSQGVQVVALAGAPGIGKTRLAQAVLHDAAAQGWHVLRGHCDDTLGAEPMQPFQQVLRGLGVAPPDKAAATVAAVRSALQAHSQSQPLVLFIDDWQWADDASHQVLLALHQLTGCALLVLLTTRHTEHPAGLEETDHTLVLAPLDDAAALRLVAARLPGVDPFVQGEVCRHAGGNPMFIDELCHSVLRAHRHDTLLTQASDQAGLPGLNRLPGTAGWLSHLVLSRLNALPAAQADLVRAAAVIGNVVPAWLLEHLTGHGADDPALRALAGQDFLYPGDRPGMLRFKHGMARDVVYDGIGLHQRQWLHLRTAAALLQRTADQPDDEHLDALAHHFDAGGESTLAARYAERAGDRALAASALDRARGHYRVALAALDRLVPNGDRALRWIAIAQRLGMVSLYDAKRADLALARRALVLAEEQADLAVRARARYWLGYIHYGLGNALEAVRQGEQALQEAQRCQDDRLAVQLVAVLGEAHTAAGQYAQALPLLEQAIDVKRRHRSGLRTNVGLAFSLVCRGCLLGDRGDFAAAEDNFAEALTCMVGEEHEIGATIHGWRAAVLLWQGRWQAAMSAAAESARIARATRSLAQYSIAWAIEHYARWMDTGQATALQGIEDATAWLAPRETGLYRSLNHGWLTEGLLAVGRREAARHHGALALRRARHSDRLGLAMSQRALALDAAATGRPQAAARHLARARDAARRRESPHEAAGTQLCEARLALAEGRGDQARALLDPAAMAFERLAMPWHLAQAQALLAHGAHFDAATLLCPRPLPVTAETEAAAKVA